Proteins encoded within one genomic window of Ranitomeya variabilis isolate aRanVar5 chromosome 4, aRanVar5.hap1, whole genome shotgun sequence:
- the LOC143766369 gene encoding uncharacterized protein LOC143766369 gives MDKDRDKMAERILHLTLEILFRLTGEDYAVVKKTSSEHCQDLACEGRGRSLSPVTGPPPNTLIHEDINDKKILELTYKMIELLTREVPIRCQEVAVYFSMDEWEYLEEHKNLYKDVIMEVPQPVTSPDLSNKRTTTEICPCPVLPQDCKQEDPNVPQDHQDEDLSHINTTELYVRGGDEWCKEEIPTYDYPDYCTWRSEGQLTSSIFKSDDLEIPQDAIEVNAITSDIPSSLHSKDLSSDPMKQVLSPDSLSTTKENQSHKIRIKKPTAPKAKKPFSRSKNGNGFPLEKSFLKHQNIHTAENTFYCSKCGKYFNHKSDLDSHQRTHTGEKPFSCSECGKCFLWKSYLVRHRKSHTGEKPFSCLECGKCFTEKSSLATHKKTHTGEKPFSCSECGKCFIQKSDLVKHQRIHTGEKPFSCSECGKCFIQKSDLVKHQRIHTGKKTFSCSECGKCFIQKSDLVKHQISHTEKKPFTCSECGKCFNQKSHFGKHKITHTGEKPFSCSECGKCFVKKSCLLSHQRIHTTMEPF, from the exons atggataaggacagagacaagatggcagagaggatattacacctcaccctagagatcctcttccggcttactggagag GATTacgcagtagtgaagaagacctctagtgagcactgTCAGGATCTTGCGTGTGAGGGAAGGGGAAGATCCCTGAGCCcagtcacagggcctccacctaacaccctgatacatgaggacatcaatgacaagaagatcctagaactcacctacaagatgattgagctgctaactagagag gttcctataaggtgtcaagaagtcgctgtctatttctccatggatgagtgggagtatttagaagaacacaaaaacctgtacaaggacgtcattatggaggttccccagcccgtcacatcaccag ATCTATCCAATAAGAGGACAACAACAGAGATATGTCCCTGTCctgttcttccacaggactgtaaacaagaagatcccaatgttcctcaggatcatcag gatgAAGATCTgagccatattaatactacagagctaTATGTGAGGGGTGGTgacgagtggtgtaaagaggagattcctacatatgactacccag attactgtacctggagatcagagggacagctgacatcttcaatttttaaatcagatgatcttgagatcccacaggatgcaattgaagtgaatgccattacttcaGATATACCATCATCACTTCACAGCaaggatctgtcatctgatcctatgaaacaggtcctgtctcctGATTCATtatcgactactaaggaaaatcaaagtcacaaaataagaatCAAAAAACCAACTGCTCCCAAAGCAAAGAAACCATTTTCACGTTCAAAAAATGGAAATGGTTTTCCCCTggaaaagtcttttcttaaacatcaaaacattcacacagcagagaacacattTTATTGTTCCAagtgtggaaaatattttaaccataaatcagatcttgatagtcaccagagaactcacacaggggagaagccattttcatgttcagaatgtggaaaatgttttttatGGAAATCATATCTTGTTAGACACCGgaaaagtcacacaggagagaagccattttcctgtttggaatgtggaaaatgttttacagagaaatcaagtcttgCTACACAtaaaaaaactcacacaggggagaagcctttttcatgttcagaatgtgggaaatgttttattcagaAATCAGATttagttaagcaccagagaattcacacaggggaaaagcctttttcatgttctgaatgtgggaaatgttttattcagaAATCAGATttagttaagcaccagagaattcacacaggaaaaaaaactttttcatgttcagaatgtgggaaatgttttatccagaaatccgaTTTAGTTAAGCACCAGATCAGTCACACAGAGAAGAAGCCTtttacctgttcagaatgtgggaaatgttttaatcagaaatcacattttggtAAGCacaaaataactcacacaggggagaagcctttttcatgttcagaatgtggaaaatgttttgtgaagaaatcatgtcttcttagtcaccaaagaattcacacaacAATGGAGCCTTTTTaa